Genomic DNA from Armatimonadota bacterium:
TTCATCCCGTTCTGCAATGTTGATCCGCGGCGGTGGGCCGGCGACCGGTCCACGGACTTTGCGAGCGTGCTCAACGAATACCGGGAACGCGGATGTCGAGGATTCGGCGAGGGCATCTGCGGTCTCCCCATAGACGACCCCCGGCTGTGCGCCATCTACGAGATCTGCGGCCGCCTGGGGATGCCCGTAATCCTCGATCTCACCGCCCAAACCAACATTGACGAGCAGGGCCTGCCGCGTTTCGAGAAGATGCTGCGCGACCTGCCGGCGACGGTGTTCCTCGGTCACGGGGCGCATTTCTGGGCTGAGATCTCCGGCGATGTCACGCCGCGGGACTTCAGCGCCTATCCCGGCGGGAAAGTCGCGGCGGGCGGCGCGGCGCCGAGGCTGCTGGAACGCCATCCCAATCTCTACGGCGATCTCTCGGCGAACAGCGGCTACAACGCCCTGACCCGCGACCCCGAGTTCGGCTACCGATTCCTGGAGGCGTTCCAGGGCAAGCTGATCTTGGGCACCGACCTGTGCCACGCGGGCCAGCAGGCGCCGATCATTCCGTACCTCAAGGACGCCCTGGCGCAGGGGAGAATCTCTCGCGCCGCGTTCGACCAAATCACCCGCACCAACGCGGAGCGCATACTCGGACTGTGAGCGCGTAGCGCTGCGGGGGCACAACCGAGTTGCTCTGGTTTCCGGGCCGCAGACGCCCGCCGAAGGCGGGCCCGGTGAGGGTGCAGTCTACCGCCCAGCCCGAAGTTCGGCGGAAACGCCCCATGCCGGCCGTGCTTGCCGCAAGCGAGAGGAGACAGACCCGTGAGACTGAAGAGCAAGCAGGTTTTCATACCCTCGCCCGGGCCGGGCGCGCTGGTGTATGGAAACTCGTTCTATACGCGCCGCGACGGGGTCGAGAAAATGGCGGTGCGCATGGTGGAGACTCGCAGCGATCTCATGGACGCCGTGGAAATCGCGTTCTCCCGCGACAACGGCAGAACCTGGTCCGCATGGGAAGCCCGCGACTGTGTCGCGCAAACGCCCCAAGGCCTTCACCGCCGCGTGCCGGCCCCGGGGTTCGTGGACCCCGAAACCGATCGCCTGATCACGATTGTGCTGGAGGGGACGCTGCCGACCGACGACCCCCTCGAGGGAATGACCACCTACTACCTGAGCTACCAGGTTTCGACCGACGGCGGGCGCACCAACCAGGTTGACGAGCAGATCATCCAGCAGGGCGACTACGCGCCGGAACATCCCCTCGACGGCGTGTGGGTCGGGAAGAATGCCATCATAACCGGGTCCCGCCCGTATTTCCGCAGCCGCGACGGCAGGCTGCTTTTCCCCATGCAGGTGACGCCCCTCGGCCCTGACGGCGAATACTGGAATCCCGGCGGCGGGGCGACTTATACCGAGGCGGTGGTATTGATCGGCGCCTGGCGCGAAGGGTTGAGGATGAGGTGGGAGGTCTCGCAGCGCGTGGCCCTCGAGCCGGCGAAATCCACCCGCGGCGCCATCGAGCCGACCGTGGCCGAGATGCCCGACGGCCGCCTGCTCATGGTCATGCGCGGCAGCAATGACGCCAATCTCGCGCTGCCCGGGTGCAAGTGGTATGCCGTTTCCACTGACGGCGGTTGCGCCTGGAGCGCGCCGCAGCCGTGGACTTATGACGACGGCGGCGGCTTCTATTCGCCCAGCAGCATCTCGCTGCTCCTGCGCCACTCCAACGGCCGCTGCTACTGGCTCGGCAACATCACGCCCGACAACCCGCGCGGCAACCAGCCCCGGTATCCCCTCATCATCGGCGAGGTTGACCGCGCCAATCTGCTGCTCATCAGGGACCGCGTGGTGGTGGTTGATGATCGCCGGCCGCATGACGATCCGTCGCTGCAACTGTCGAACTTCGACGCGCACGAGGATCGCGAGAACGGCGACATCATCCTGCATGTGAGCCGGTTCGATGCGAACGCGTGGCACGGCGATGCGTACCTCTATCGGTTAGCGCCGGAGTAGCGACGATCCGCGAAGGCCCGCCCCGGTCAGAGTCATCGTTCTCACAATAACGGAGCTCCAGGGCAGCGCCTCCCTTCCGTTGCCCCTGCGCAGCTTGTGTGCTATGATAGCGGCGCCTGGCTTATCGGATCCCGGGGAGGTCGCGCTTGCGCGCATCTGAGCTGCTATTTCCAACGCTGCGGGAGGTGCCGACCGACGCCGAGCTGCCGAGCCACCGGCTGCTCCTGCGCGGCGGGTTCATCCGCAAACTGGTGGCAGGGGTGTACTCCTACCTGCCGCTGGGCTGGCGAGTCCTGCGCAAGGTCGAGGCCATCGTGCGCGAGGAGATGGACCGCGCCGGGGCGCAGGAGCTGCTGCTGCCGGCGCTGCATCCGCAGGAGCTGTGGCAGCAAAGCGGGCGGGCCGGGCGTGAGGACTTGCTGCGCCTCACCGACCGCGGCGAGCGCGATTTCATCCTCGGCGCCACCCACGAGGAGGCCATTACCGACCTCGTGCGCCAGGACGTCGGCTCCTATCGCGATCTGCCCTTCATTCTCTACCAGATCCAGACCAAGTTCCGCGACGAGCCGCGTCCCCGCGGGGGGCTCATCCGCGCGCGCGAGTTCATCATGAAGGATGCCTACAGCTTCGACCGCGACCACGCCGGCATGAACGCGGCGTACGACCGCATGGAGGCCGCCTACGAGCGCGTGTTCGCGCGCTGCGGGCTCCAATATGTCAAGGTTGACGCCGAGGCGGTGTCCATGGGCGGGGTCGAGGCCAAGGAGTTCATGCTGCCGTCCCCCAGCGGCGAGGACCTGGTCTTCATCTGCCCGTCGTGCGGCTACGCCGCCAGCGGGGACATGGCGGAGTACGCGGCGCCCCAGGACGGGGGGGTGCCACATGCCGCGCCCGCGTTGGAGAAGGTCTCCACCCCCGGCATGAAGACGGTGGACGAGGTCACCGCCTTCCTCGGGGTGGAGAGTGCGCGGCTCATCAAGACGCTGATCTACCGCGTCGGCGGCAAGCCGGTGGCGGTGCTGGTGCGGGGAGACCGCGACCTCAACCAGGCCAAGCTGTCGCACGCGGTCAACGCGACCGACATTGCGCTGGCGGAGGCGGCGCTGGTGCGCGAGGCAACCGGCGCGGCCGTCGGTTTCGCCGGGCCGGTGGGGCTGAAGCAGATGACCATCATCGCCGACCACGAGCTGCGGGGCGGCGCCAACTACGTCACCGGCGCCAACGAGGACGACGCCCACCTGGTCAACGTCAACCCCGGTCGTGACTTCTCCGTTGACCAGTGGGCGAGCCTGCGCCTGGTCACCGGCGGCGACCCCTGCCCGCGCTGCCGCGCGCCGCTGGAGGAGCGCCGCGCCATCGAGCTCGGCCACATCTTCAAGCTGGGAACCTACTACAGCGACCGCCTCAACGCTCTCTATCGCGCCGAAGACGGCTCGTCGCGTCCCGTGGTCATGGGCTGCTACGGCATCGGCGTCAGCCGCATCGTCGCCGCCGCCATCGAGCAGGGGCATGATGACAACGGCATCATCTGGCCCCTGGGCATCGCCCCCTTCCACTGCGCGGTGGTGATCGTCAACCTCAAGGATCAGGCGCAGCGCGACCTGGGTGAGGAAATCCATCGGAGACTGGACGAAGCCGGCGTCGAAGTGCTGCTGGACGACCGCGACCAGAGCCCGGGGGTCAAGTTCAAGGACCTCGATCTCATCGGCATCCCCCTGCAGGTGGTGGCGGGCAAGCGCGCGGGCGAGGGTCTGGCCGAGGTGCGCCGGCGAGGGCACCGGGGCGCCGAGTTCAAGCAGGCGCAGGCGGCTGCCGCCTGGGTGCAGGAGCAGCTTGCGGAGGCCGGGATGCGATCGT
This window encodes:
- a CDS encoding sialidase family protein, whose protein sequence is MRLKSKQVFIPSPGPGALVYGNSFYTRRDGVEKMAVRMVETRSDLMDAVEIAFSRDNGRTWSAWEARDCVAQTPQGLHRRVPAPGFVDPETDRLITIVLEGTLPTDDPLEGMTTYYLSYQVSTDGGRTNQVDEQIIQQGDYAPEHPLDGVWVGKNAIITGSRPYFRSRDGRLLFPMQVTPLGPDGEYWNPGGGATYTEAVVLIGAWREGLRMRWEVSQRVALEPAKSTRGAIEPTVAEMPDGRLLMVMRGSNDANLALPGCKWYAVSTDGGCAWSAPQPWTYDDGGGFYSPSSISLLLRHSNGRCYWLGNITPDNPRGNQPRYPLIIGEVDRANLLLIRDRVVVVDDRRPHDDPSLQLSNFDAHEDRENGDIILHVSRFDANAWHGDAYLYRLAPE
- a CDS encoding proline--tRNA ligase codes for the protein MRASELLFPTLREVPTDAELPSHRLLLRGGFIRKLVAGVYSYLPLGWRVLRKVEAIVREEMDRAGAQELLLPALHPQELWQQSGRAGREDLLRLTDRGERDFILGATHEEAITDLVRQDVGSYRDLPFILYQIQTKFRDEPRPRGGLIRAREFIMKDAYSFDRDHAGMNAAYDRMEAAYERVFARCGLQYVKVDAEAVSMGGVEAKEFMLPSPSGEDLVFICPSCGYAASGDMAEYAAPQDGGVPHAAPALEKVSTPGMKTVDEVTAFLGVESARLIKTLIYRVGGKPVAVLVRGDRDLNQAKLSHAVNATDIALAEAALVREATGAAVGFAGPVGLKQMTIIADHELRGGANYVTGANEDDAHLVNVNPGRDFSVDQWASLRLVTGGDPCPRCRAPLEERRAIELGHIFKLGTYYSDRLNALYRAEDGSSRPVVMGCYGIGVSRIVAAAIEQGHDDNGIIWPLGIAPFHCAVVIVNLKDQAQRDLGEEIHRRLDEAGVEVLLDDRDQSPGVKFKDLDLIGIPLQVVAGKRAGEGLAEVRRRGHRGAEFKQAQAAAAWVQEQLAEAGMRS
- a CDS encoding amidohydrolase family protein, with the protein product MIDIHLHVGRLYLEPPLRPSYLLNFMDRHGIEKAALLPMENPEQTYFYVTTAEVLRVCRRHPDRFIPFCNVDPRRWAGDRSTDFASVLNEYRERGCRGFGEGICGLPIDDPRLCAIYEICGRLGMPVILDLTAQTNIDEQGLPRFEKMLRDLPATVFLGHGAHFWAEISGDVTPRDFSAYPGGKVAAGGAAPRLLERHPNLYGDLSANSGYNALTRDPEFGYRFLEAFQGKLILGTDLCHAGQQAPIIPYLKDALAQGRISRAAFDQITRTNAERILGL